A window of Streptomyces broussonetiae genomic DNA:
CCGAGCGGTGGCGGCGACTACGAGGTCGCCACCACCAACCTGGGCCCCCGGGCCGGCCTCACGGTCGCCAGCGCCCTGCTCGTGGACTACGTCATGACCGTCGCCGTCTCCATCGCCTCCGGCATCGAGAACCTCGGCTCCGCGGTGCCCTTCGTGGTCGAGCACAAGGTGCTGTGCGCGGTCGCCGTGATAGTGCTGCTCACGCTGATGAACCTGCGGGGCGTCAAGGAGTCCGGCAAGCTCTTCGCCATCCCGACGTACGTCTTCGTCGGCGGTGTCTTCGTCATGATCGCCTGGGGCGCCGTCCGGGGCCTGGTCCTCGGCGACAGCATGCGGGCACCGAGCGCCGACTACCACATCAACGCCGAGCACCAGGGCCTCGCCGGCTTCGCGCTGGTCTTCCTGCTCCTGCGGGCCTTCTCCTCCGGCTGCGCCGCGCTGACCGGTGTCGAGGCCATCTCCAACGGCGTCCCGGCCTTCCGCAAGCCCAAGTCGAAGAACGCGGCGACGACGCTGGCCATGATGGGCCTGCTCGCCGTCACCATGTTCTGCGGCATCATCGTCCTCGCCATGACGACCAAGGTCCGTATGGCAGAGAACCCGGCCACCGACCTGATCAACCACGGCCACCCGCTCGGCTCCGGCTACGTCCAGAACCCGGTGATCTCCCAGGTCGCCGAGGCCGTCTTCGGCAAGGGCAGCTTCCTGTTCGTCGTCCTCGCGGCGGCGACGGCGCTGGTCCTGTTCCTGGCGGCCAACACGGCGTACAACGGCTTCCCGCTGCTCGGGTCGATCCTCGCCCAGGACCGCTACCTGCCGCGCCAGCTGCACACCCGGGGCGACCGCCTCGCCTTCTCCAACGGCATCGTGCTGCTCGCGGGCGCCGCGGCGCTGCTGACCGTCCTGTACGGCGCGGACTCCACGCGGCTGATCCAGCTGTACATCGTCGGCGTGTTCGTGTCCTTCACGCTCAGCCAGACCGGCATGGTCAGGCACTGGAACCGGCTCCTCGCGGTCGAGCGGGACCCGGCCAAGCGCCGCCACATGGTGCGTTCCCGTGCGATCAACGCGTTCGGGGCGTTCCTGACCGGCCTGGTGCTGGTCGTCGTCCTGGTCACCAAGTTCACGCACGGCGCCTGGGTGGCCGTTCTCGGCATGTGCATCTTCTACGCGACGATGACCGCGATCCGGAAGCACTACGACCGCGTCGCCGAGGAGATCGCGGCCCCCGAGGAGCCGGACGACGACGACCTGGTCCGCCCGTCCCGCGTCCACTCGGTCGTGCTGATCTCGAAGATCCACCGCCCCACCCTGCGGGCCCTGGCCTATGCCAAGCTGATGCGCTCGGACGGCCTGGAGGCGCTCACGGTCAACGTCGACGCCGCGGAGACCAAGGCGCTGCGCGAGGAGTGGGAGCGGCGCGGCATCGACGTACCGCTGAAGGTCCTGGACTCGCCGTACCGCGAGGTCACCCGGCCGGTCATCGAGTACGTCAAGAGCCTGCGCAAGGAGTCCCCGCGCGACGCGGTCTCCGTGATCATCCCCGAGTACGTGGTCGGCCACTGGTACGAGCACCTGCTGCACAACCAGAGCGCCCTGCGCCTGAAGGGCCGACTGCTCTTCACGCCCGGCGTGATGGTCACCTCCGTCCCCTA
This region includes:
- a CDS encoding APC family permease, which codes for MSKLTDVPKRILIGRALRSDRLGETLLPKRIALPVFASDPLSSVAYAPGEVLLVLSIAGVSAYHFSPWIALAVVVLMFTVVASYRQNVHAYPSGGGDYEVATTNLGPRAGLTVASALLVDYVMTVAVSIASGIENLGSAVPFVVEHKVLCAVAVIVLLTLMNLRGVKESGKLFAIPTYVFVGGVFVMIAWGAVRGLVLGDSMRAPSADYHINAEHQGLAGFALVFLLLRAFSSGCAALTGVEAISNGVPAFRKPKSKNAATTLAMMGLLAVTMFCGIIVLAMTTKVRMAENPATDLINHGHPLGSGYVQNPVISQVAEAVFGKGSFLFVVLAAATALVLFLAANTAYNGFPLLGSILAQDRYLPRQLHTRGDRLAFSNGIVLLAGAAALLTVLYGADSTRLIQLYIVGVFVSFTLSQTGMVRHWNRLLAVERDPAKRRHMVRSRAINAFGAFLTGLVLVVVLVTKFTHGAWVAVLGMCIFYATMTAIRKHYDRVAEEIAAPEEPDDDDLVRPSRVHSVVLISKIHRPTLRALAYAKLMRSDGLEALTVNVDAAETKALREEWERRGIDVPLKVLDSPYREVTRPVIEYVKSLRKESPRDAVSVIIPEYVVGHWYEHLLHNQSALRLKGRLLFTPGVMVTSVPYQLASSEAAKVRARRRQEWSAPGAVRRGPAAERAKEPSAPHD